ATCTAAAGATCGTATAGCTGCTATGAAAGCTACTGATGTTTATGATAATTTTGTGGCATGGGCTAAGGAGTATGATGAAGAAATTTTCAAATTAGTTTCAGGAAATGAAGCTATGGCAAAAGAAATCTTCAACATAGATAAAGAAGGTCCAAAGCCAAGAAAAGATTTTGCTAAATGGGATGAAGTAAAAGATAAGATTTTCTATTTCTTTGATGAATTATTTGACAAAGAAGCAGTAGATAAAATTGAACTTCCAAAGGGTGTTACCTTAGAAGCTGCAAAAGAAGTTGTAGAAACTTATAAGAAAGAATTCAAATTTGATGTAGACAGCCAAGAAGCTTGGTTTGAAGATTTAAAAGAAATTGGTCTTAGACTTGGATATTGCGCTAATAGAAAAGACTTTAAAGCAAATCCAGATCAATATAAGGGTATGATTTCTGATGTTGCTGGAGCTGTTAGAGCAGCCTTAACTCATAGAACAAACTCACCTGATATTTACACTATAATGCAAATAATAGGTGAAGAAAATACTAGACACAGATTTGATAAATTTTTAAGTTTATAAGATAAAGAGGCATATAAGCTGATATAGATTTCAGCTTATATGCCTTTTTTATGACCAAAGTCTAGGAATTTTGGAGTTTAGGAGAATGAATGATGAACTATATTGCAAATAAAGTTCTTGCTCTTTTTTTATTCAAATATAAATTAAAATTACTAAAAATCCATTATTATAGAATTTAACACAATATATTCTATATAAATTATAGATAATGTGGTAAAATATATAACATTGGGGATTAATTGTATGAAGTGTATTAATTCATATAAGAAGTAATATTGAGGTTTTTTAATTAGTATAAAAATCTGAACTATTTAATGGTAAAAAGGGTAGAGTATGAGTTTGTTAGTTGGTTGATAAATATTTTAATTTAGGGGTATTTATCATGATAATTAAACATAATATTAGTGCAAGCAATGCAAATAGAATGCTTGGAATTAACAACAATAATGTGGCCAAATCAATTGAAAAAATAAGTTCAGGCTATAGAATAAATAGAGCAGCAGATGATGCAGCAGGTCTTGCAATATCTGAAAAGATGAGATCACGAATAAGAGGATTAGATCAAGGATCAATAAATTCACAAGATGGGATTTCATTATTACAAACTGCTGATGGAGGAATGCAAGAGATTCAGGATATGCTACAAAGATGTAGAGAATTATCAGTTAAATCGGCTACAGGAACGTATAATGATGAAGATAGAAACTCAATACAAGAGGAAGTCTCACAATTAATAGATGAAATAGATAGAACAGCCAATGAAACTGAGTTTAATGGTTATGCATTACTTTCAGGTAATTTCGATAAAAAGGGCAATACAGGAACATCAGACTCTATAGCTAATTATGTAAGCTATATTACCACTACTGGTGGGGTAACTGATAAATATACATATACCGATGGGACAAAATATGCTAGTGCTGTTATTGATTTTAGCAAAATTAATTCATCTAGTGATGTAGCTAATCTAGTTGGTAAAGGGGTTAATTATACTTGTTGTACTTGCAACAAAGTATATAGTATTAAGTTTGTAAATGGAACTCCAAATACCTCACGTTTAAATGATAGCAATCCAGTTATGGAAGTTGATGTGAGTTCGATTACAAATGGAACTGATTTAGTAAATAAAATAATTGAAACAGGATATGGTCAGCCGGGATTTGTATATAATCCAACAATACCTAATGGTGGGGAACCTACTCCAGGAACAGATGTACCTGCGACTGCCACAAGTTTTGTAACACATTACTCTCAGCTAGCTGCTAGTGGAGCAAAATTATATGTATATGATGATAGAATATCAGAAGCTGGTGGAAGCTGGCCTAGTAGTTCTGGAAGAGGAGCATTTAATCTTAGTGTATACGGAGAAACCCCACAAGAGAAAGGTAAATTTTTTTATGCTGATATACAAGTTGGGGATGAAGCAGGTGAAAGTGTCAGGATAGAGGTTCAAAATGTAACACCTAAAGAACTTGGCGTCGATAAATTGCTTGTAAACACTAAAACGAATGCACAGTCAGCTATTGATAAAATTGATAATGCCATAAGTATTGTGTCAAATTCAAGGTCAATTGTAGGTGCACATGAAAATAGACTAGGAAGTACTATTGCTTCAACTAATAATACATCTGAAAATTTGCAAAGTGCAGAAAGTAGAATAAGAGATGTTGATGTAGCAAAGGAAATGATGAAAATGGCAACAAATAGTATATTACAACAATCATCGGAAAGTGTATTAAATCAATCTAATAAAATGCTTGAGAGTGTTTTGAACTTAATGAAACAATGGCAACAAAGTTAAGTAGGTGTATTTTACATTATAGATAAGTAAGTATATAATAAATATTAATTTTAAGTTTATAAAAAAGAATAGAAGCAGATTTGATAAATTTTTAAGTTTATAAGATAAAGAGGCATAGAAGCTGGAAAGTATTTCAGATTCTATGCCTTTATTATCGTAGTAAAGTATAAAAATAAATCAACTAATAAGGATTAGCAACTTTTATAATTAATAAAATGTAGAAAAATGCAGAACGATTTTGTTAGAAATTTAATATGATTAATTGACACTGTATAATAAGGTGGTATATTATTGAAATATATGGTATAAAATGAGAAATACATAAGAAGGAGGAGTTTTTATGATAGGTCTTGTGGTCAGTACTTGGATAAAAACAAGTGTTAATCTTTATGGTAAAGAAAAAGTTAATATTGCTCTTGATAAGGTAGGAATAAAAACTGATAAGAAATTTAGTCCTATGGAAGTTGTAGATGATGAAAAAATTAATACTATTATTAAAGAATTGGCAGAAGTAAATAATACAACCGTTGAAAAAATATGGGCAGATATTGGAGAGGAAAATTTAAAAGTTTTTACAAAGAGATATCCTCTATTTTTTATTCATAAAAATGCTTATGGTTTACTAAAATCCTTGCAATCAATACATAAAACTATAGTAGAAAGAATGCCAACTTCTAAACCACCATCAGTAGAAGTAACACCTATAGGAGAAAAAACAGCAATGTTTGAATATGCCTCTGAAAGAGGATTAAGTGAGTACATGCTGTCTATGTTAAAATCAGCAATAAGCTACTATAATGAAGAGGTTAAAATTGAAATTGTTGAAAAGAACAGTAAGTATGTAAAAATTAAACTTACATTTAATTATGAAATTTTTACAAAAAGAATTTTTAGATTCAATAAATTTTTATCATTTGGGTTTATTAAATCGGTCGAAATTAAGATAGCTATTTTAACATTAATATCATTACTAATAGCACATGTTAGTGTAGAATATATTTTAAAATCCGAAATCTTTTTTTTAGAAGGAATTATAGGGACTATTCTTGTTTCGATAATGTCTTATTTTTTGCTTTCACCATTAAGAGAAGTTAAAAAGCAATTAAGCGATTTGGAGGGTAAGAATTACTTGAGTGATATGAAAATTGAAACTGGAGATTATATTGAAGAATTTTCAGTAGATGTTAGAAATGTGGCAAAAAGTTTTAATGAGACATTAATATCAATGGAAAGTGTTGCAGATGAAGTTAGAGAATATAATGGACAATTTACAGATAGACTGGAAAGTTCTTCTGCCATATTCACTGAAATAAATGGAGCTGTTGAGCAAGTTACACAAGGAGCCATACAGCAAGAGCAAGAAATTGAGAAAACTGTTGAATTTTTAAATGAAAATACTAAATCTTTAAATCATATAATTGAGGAGCAAAATTATAGCCAATCTAAATTAATTAATGTTGTCAGTGAAATTAAGGAAAATCAAAAACTAATAAAATCAACAGCTGATAGTATTCAAAATATTACTGAAAGTTTTGCAGAGCTGGATAGAAAGAGTAATGCGCTTCAAGAAGAAGTAAAGGGAATTTTAAATATTGTTTCAGCAGTAAGCTCTATAGCAGAGGAGACAAGCCTTTTATCATTAAATGCATCAATTGAAGCAGCACGTGCTGGAGAAGCTGGTAAGGGATTTGCAGTAGTTGCCGAAGAAGTAGGTAAGTTATCTATGAGCTCTAAAGATTCAGCATTGGATATAGAGCGATCATTGAGTAAGTTTACAGACAAAATTAAAGAACTTACTGACAGTGTAAATAGCCAATATAATATTCTTAATGATGGTAACTTAAAGCTAAATAATGTTTCTGATTCAACTGAACTTACTACAACTAAAATTGATGATGTAATGAATGATGTGCTTAATGTAGTAGAAAAGGTAAAAACTAGAGCAATTGAAAATGAAAAAATATTTAATAAGGCAGAAAGTTTAGTTGCAATTGGAGAAGAAAATGCGGCAATGGCTGAAGAAGTAAGAAGTAGTGTTACTAGCTACCTTGAGGAGCTTAATGATATAATCAAGAATGTACATGAATTAAAAGATGTCACAAATAAATTTGCTGATGAAATGAATCAATATGTAATTTAGTATGAATTTAACAAGTATAAAAAATCTCCCTCCATGATATACGGAGGGGGATTTTTTTAGGATATATCTAATTAACCTTTGCAACAAATTTGCCGTTTTGCAAAGTTCCAGGAGTTTTACTTACTATTGACAATGTATCTGCATTTATAGTATATAAGCAGCCAATTTTAGATGAATAGAATTGATAGTTTACATTATCTATCATTTTTCCGTTAGCAACTTCAGAATTATCTCCAAAAATAATATCATTATTTCTGATTATATTTCCTGTTTTTCTATCTATGCGAGATAGAAAGCTATTTCCGCTACCATCACTAAACCAATTAGATTGTCCATATACTATTCGACTATTATTAACCATGTTATAGCAAACAAAATATGGATGTTTAGTTGATACACCATCAAAATATTCAACAGTGTAGTCTTTTACAGCATTAAAATCAAATATATGCAATCTCTTATAATCATTAAAATCTACCCAGCTATATTTTTTAAAGCCTAAATTAGCTGACATTACTCCATCTTTAAATGACAATGATCCGTCTGGGAACCATGTACCATAATATCCATTATGATATTGGTTAGAAGTTACAAAATCATTATTATATATCAGATAAGTAGGAAATTGTGTTAAATAATTAGTAGAGGTAGACTTATATTTATCTTCAAGTTGTAGTAGATAATAATAATGAACATTACCTAAACTATCTACTGCTGAAGTGAAATATTGAGAAGATTCAGGAATACTTCTTTGGAAAGCTTCTTGGGAAGTATTGTTTTTAGAGTTAGAACATATTCTGTTCCATACATCAGAGAGAGATAGATTTCCTGGTGTAGATGTCTTTGGTAAAGCAGTTTTGACAGTAATATTTAAGACAACCCAATTTGACCAGGCATTATTAGTATCACTTACTCTGAACATTAATGTATAGTTTCCAGGGTCTGTGAATTTTGCTGCACAAAGACTTTGCTCTTGATAAGTAATGTATTTAGAAAGAGGATAACTTTGATTATCCTTTATTACTAAACCTTGAGCGTCTTTTATTGAATCATTGGCATCTTTATCAGTTGAATTAGCCCAGCTGAAGACAAATTGAGTATCTGTATCTCCACTTGCTGTAGAATAATTAATAGTACATTCAGGTCTAGTATTATTACCTACTGGTTCAACTGGTATAGATATGCTCCATTCATCAGACCATACATTATGGTCGTTCATGCATTTAAATTTCATTATATATTCACCAGGAGTTTTAAATTGAGTAGCAAATCCAATGTTACCTGTTAAACTTCCTAGGATGGAGTCACTAATACTTGGAATACCATCAAGGCTCATATTTGTTATTGCATAACCATTTGGGTCGTAGGTATAATTTTCACCATTATAAGACCATAACCATGCAATTTGAGTGTCAGTAGTAATTTGTCCATTTTTTATAGAATCCGGATTCATAATAACGTATTTCAAATCTGCAATAGGCTTTGCATCAGTATTAACGTCTACAGAACTAGAAGTTGTTTCTTTTGCTACAACACTTTTACTCATCAGTAAGCTATTATTAAGGTTAGTTGATTTTTGTAGACTGCTTAATAAAGTTTTATTTACGTTAGATTTAATAGGAGTGTCTTTCTGAATAGTACAATCAGCAACTTTTTGTGATTCTAATAAATCCTTTGATTTATTTTGCGTTACCACATTTTTGTCATTTAGTAGCTTTTTATAGTTGCTATTTTTGTTAGCGCTATCATTAAGAGTTTTGGATGAGATAGTAAATTCCTTACTTGATGAATTAACATTACTATTTGCTAAAGCTGCGCTTGTAGGCAGGCATAATAGTATAGTTAATGTAATTCCTAAAAATTTTTTTAACATAAAAATCCCCCTTTATACGTTAGAGAAAAATGTATTATATTACAAATATTCTCATTTCATCTTTTATAATACAACTATTTTCTATATAATTCAAGCAAATGCTTCAAAATTTCCCTTCTAATAAGAAAAAATGTAATATAATGTATTTGTGCTATTGGAGAGGAAACAAACGTTTAACAACCAAGATATAGCAAATATTATTTCTGTAAACGATTGATATAAACCTCTATTTATTGTATAATTAAGGAATAAATTCTATAAATTGAAAGGTGGTTTTTCTATGAATTTGAAAAAGAAAGTATTTTATTTAGCTTTCTCTAGTTTATTTATATCTTGTATAAGTAGTGAACCTTTAACAGTCACAACTTTTGCTGATACAAGTGTAGCAGAAACAAATTTGAAAGATGCTGGACAACAATTACAATTTACAGGAAGTAGTGTACAAGCTAGTGCTGAGTATGCGGTTCCATATGGTTTTGATACTAATAAACCTAATGTAAAATATGGAAAGCTAGAAGAAGTGTCATATTATTCAAAAACAACTGGAACTACAAGGAAGTGTTATGTCCTATTGCCAGTTAATTACTCGGCCAGCAAAAAATATCCAGTTTTATATTTATTACATGGTATAGGTGGTACAGATTCAGAATGGCTAAATGGAAACCCAACTGCAATAATAGGAAACTTAGTATCTGAAAATAAAGCATCGGATATGATTGTAGTAATGCCTAATGTTCGTGCAGCTGCTGATGATTCAGTGCCTAAAAATATTTATGGTCAAGAGAACATAAATGCTTTTGACAATTTTATAAATGATTTAAATAATGATTTAATGCCTTTTATTAATTCGAAATACTCAGTTAAAAATGGAAGAGAAAATACTGCTATAGCCGGACTTTCAATGGGTGGAAGAGAATCCTTATTTATAGGATTTAAAAATCTAGATAAGTTTGGCTATATAGGTGCATTTTCTCCAGCACCTGGACTACTCCCAGATAGTGCATTAAATTACCCAGGTCAACTAACTAAAGAGCAATTTTCTATTCCAAAAAACTCTGTTAATATACCTAAACTTATAATGATATGTTGTGGAAATAACGATAGTGTTGTTAAAAATACACCTAACACGTATCATCAAACACTAGTTGAAAATAAAGTTAATCATATTTGGTACACAATTGATGGTGATCATAACTTTACTGTTTGGAAGCACGGTCTCTACAACTTTGCAAAGAGGATTTTTAAATAAATTATACCCCCACACAATCGCTGTGTGGGTATTTTACATTATTAATTATGCTGCTGTTTTTAATAGTGAAGAAGCAGTATATGCTTGATGAATACCGCCAATAAATAATCTATATTTACTTTAATGCTTATCTTCTCTTTTTGCAAGCAAGCGTTTAATAATTTTATTTGAAGAGGTAAGTAATTCTATAGCTTCATTAATTTTTGGATTAACATTATAAATATTAAAATTAACTTCTTCTTCAACTTCAGAAGAGATGATGTTTATGTTAACTTTCATTTTTACACTCCTAGAATTAAACAGTTATTATCTTTATTTATATATTGTAAAGTTTTAACTTTGATATGTCTATAATTTTATTTTAATGTTTGTAAACCTATGGAACTAAGGGGGGATAATTAAAATAGTTATATTTTATACAGTGATTTAAGAAAAAACAAATAATGATGTTGAAAATCATTATCAATTATGATAGAATAAACAGCATTACGGGATAAAACAACTTAAGGAGGAAACCATTAGTGTTAATATTAATTTCTATTTTAATCGTAGCTATGTTTATTATTCTATTTCATAAGAAAATAAAAAAGCATGCCAATATTTTTTACATAATTTCAGGTCTAATTGCAATAGGATTTGTCCTATATTTCCAATTTAACTTAGGTAATCAAGTACCTAAGGATATAAATAAGTATGTTGTAACAATTTTCTCAAGAAGTGCTGTTTCAACAGCTTTGTTTACTATTGTAATGTATACGGGTGTTCTTGATAAGAAGCTCAATATAACAAAAAAATTATTAAGCGTACGTGGGGAGCTATCAATAATTGCATGTATTTTAACCTTAGGACATAATGTTTTATATGGGAAAACATATTTTGTGACACTATTTGTAGATCACACGGCACTTACATGGGCCAAATTAATAGCAGCTTTAATATCTTTAGTTTTAATTGCTATGATGCTACCATTAATGATAACGTCATTTCCTAGTGTTAGAAAGAAAATTCCATTTAAAAAGTGGAAAGGAATTCAAAGATTAGCATATGTTTTTTATGGATTAATATATGTCCATGTTATGGTTTTGTTTCTTCCTAAAATCCAAAAAGATAAGCTTTTTGACATAGCAATTTATACTGTTATATTTGGCTTATATTTTGTAGCTCGTGTATACAGATATTTGAAAGATAAAGAAATCAAAGCTAATAGAAAATTGAAACTTAGCCCTAGCGTATAAGTTGCTGGTTTTATTAGTTATTACAATAGTTTCTTGCTACTATTCATATTGGGTATATAATAAACAGGTGAGTTGTAATTTTACTTGAAGTTCACATATAATAAACCTTATCACTTACTGTTAAATGATAAGGCTTATTTTGATTTTATTATAGATATCAAAATTAATACTCAAACTTATAAATGTAATAAATATGTGTTTAATTTCGGTAAGTTCCGCATATGTCTAATTCTTGCTTTGGATATCTATATATTAATAAAAATATACTCATTAAAGTGAAAATAATTATATTTATGATAAAATGAGTATAGTATAAAAGAAAGACAGAAGTTATTGGCAAAGGAAGGAACGCTAAATGGAGAAAACTATGATAAATGAAAGTTTGAGAATTAACTGTGAAAAATGTTTTGGATTTTGCTGTGTGGCACTATATTTTTCAGCTTCTGAAGGTTTTCCAACTAACAAAGAAGCAGGTAAGCCTTGCTTAAATTTAAAATCAGATTTCACATGCAAGATACATAAAAATCTTAGAAAAAAAGGGCTTAAGGGCTGTACTGCCTATGACTGCTTTGGCGCAGGGCAAAAGGTTGCTCAAGTTACATATGCTGGACAAGACTGGCAGAAGGCTCCAGAAGTAGCTGAAGAAATGTTTGAAGTGTTTTTGATTATGAGACAGCTTCATGAAATGTTATGGTATTTAACACAAGCAGCTAATGTGCAAACTGAGGAAAAGATTAAAACTAAGCTTAATTCTTTAATAAGTGAGATGAATAATATAACACAGAGCACTCCAGAGGTGATTATTAAATTAGATGTAGAAGCTTATAGAGATAAGGTTAATTATTTACTTAAGCAGACCAGCGAAGCTGTTAGAAATAAAGTTCTTAAAGGTCAAAAATCTTCATTAAAACATAAAAAAACAATCGCTGGAAGGGCAGATTTTTTTGGAGCAAATCTTAAGAAAATTAGTTTAAGAGGAGCTGATTTGCGAGGAGCCTTTCTTATTGCGGCAAATCTTAGCGAAAATGACTTAACTGGAGCAGATCTTATTGGCGCTGATTTGAGAGATGCTGATCTTAGTGGAACAAACTTAGAAAATGCTATATTTGTTACACAAGCTCAAATCAATACGGCTAAGGGAAATGCTAGTACAAAGTTACCAAAGGGTATAACAAGACCTATGCATTGGGACAAATAATTAGTTATAAGAAGCAAGAATGACTAAATACGGAGTTTTAATGGGATATGTTATAGAATAAATAATTAATTATAAGAAGCTAAAAGCTATAAATTTATTGGGGAAGAGGAAGAGAAATGGATATTACAATTGAACTAGGTAAGAAAAGTGACATTGATGAATTAGAACAACTGTATAATGATATAAATGACCATTTAGCTAGGGGAATAAATTATCCTGGATGGAGAAAGGATATATATCCTGTTAGAGAAAATGCAGTTAATGGAGTTGCAGCAAACAATTTATATGTGGCAAGACATAACGGGAAAATTGCGGGAACAATTATTTTAAGTCATGAACCTGAGCCTGCATATGATGAAGTTACATGGGGAATAGAGGCTGGTTATTCAGAGATTTTTGTTATACATACTTTTGTTGTACATCCAGATTATTTGAAATGTGGTATTGGTAGAAGGCTAATGGATTTTGCAATAGAACACAGTATTAAAGCTAAGGCAAAAGCCATTCGTTTAGACGTTTATGAAAATAACAAACCTGCAATACATTTATATGAAAAGTGTGGATTTATATACATTGATAGAGTTGACTTAGGATATAGAGAATATGGCTTAGAGTGGTTTAAGTTATATGAAAAGTTGTTATAATAGAGTGAAAATCCCACATGCACAGATCTAGAGATAGATTTGTGTATGTGGGATTTTGTATAAGAAATATTAATCAGTCATCATTACTTATTAATTAAGTTACGAACTAAAAAGTGAGAATCCAAATCTTGTATTTGGTTATTCGAACTTTCTCTGTAAGCTTAAACCAAAATTATTCAGTATTAATTATTACTTATTAATCAATTAGAAAAGCCAATTACGTGTTACAGTCACTTTATTTTGACTATATTAGCTTAATTTAAATGATGA
The window above is part of the Clostridium saccharoperbutylacetonicum N1-4(HMT) genome. Proteins encoded here:
- a CDS encoding GNAT family N-acetyltransferase, translating into MDITIELGKKSDIDELEQLYNDINDHLARGINYPGWRKDIYPVRENAVNGVAANNLYVARHNGKIAGTIILSHEPEPAYDEVTWGIEAGYSEIFVIHTFVVHPDYLKCGIGRRLMDFAIEHSIKAKAKAIRLDVYENNKPAIHLYEKCGFIYIDRVDLGYREYGLEWFKLYEKLL
- a CDS encoding heme NO-binding domain-containing protein codes for the protein MIGLVVSTWIKTSVNLYGKEKVNIALDKVGIKTDKKFSPMEVVDDEKINTIIKELAEVNNTTVEKIWADIGEENLKVFTKRYPLFFIHKNAYGLLKSLQSIHKTIVERMPTSKPPSVEVTPIGEKTAMFEYASERGLSEYMLSMLKSAISYYNEEVKIEIVEKNSKYVKIKLTFNYEIFTKRIFRFNKFLSFGFIKSVEIKIAILTLISLLIAHVSVEYILKSEIFFLEGIIGTILVSIMSYFLLSPLREVKKQLSDLEGKNYLSDMKIETGDYIEEFSVDVRNVAKSFNETLISMESVADEVREYNGQFTDRLESSSAIFTEINGAVEQVTQGAIQQEQEIEKTVEFLNENTKSLNHIIEEQNYSQSKLINVVSEIKENQKLIKSTADSIQNITESFAELDRKSNALQEEVKGILNIVSAVSSIAEETSLLSLNASIEAARAGEAGKGFAVVAEEVGKLSMSSKDSALDIERSLSKFTDKIKELTDSVNSQYNILNDGNLKLNNVSDSTELTTTKIDDVMNDVLNVVEKVKTRAIENEKIFNKAESLVAIGEENAAMAEEVRSSVTSYLEELNDIIKNVHELKDVTNKFADEMNQYVI
- a CDS encoding alpha/beta hydrolase, with amino-acid sequence MNLKKKVFYLAFSSLFISCISSEPLTVTTFADTSVAETNLKDAGQQLQFTGSSVQASAEYAVPYGFDTNKPNVKYGKLEEVSYYSKTTGTTRKCYVLLPVNYSASKKYPVLYLLHGIGGTDSEWLNGNPTAIIGNLVSENKASDMIVVMPNVRAAADDSVPKNIYGQENINAFDNFINDLNNDLMPFINSKYSVKNGRENTAIAGLSMGGRESLFIGFKNLDKFGYIGAFSPAPGLLPDSALNYPGQLTKEQFSIPKNSVNIPKLIMICCGNNDSVVKNTPNTYHQTLVENKVNHIWYTIDGDHNFTVWKHGLYNFAKRIFK
- a CDS encoding ferric reductase-like transmembrane domain-containing protein, which gives rise to MLILISILIVAMFIILFHKKIKKHANIFYIISGLIAIGFVLYFQFNLGNQVPKDINKYVVTIFSRSAVSTALFTIVMYTGVLDKKLNITKKLLSVRGELSIIACILTLGHNVLYGKTYFVTLFVDHTALTWAKLIAALISLVLIAMMLPLMITSFPSVRKKIPFKKWKGIQRLAYVFYGLIYVHVMVLFLPKIQKDKLFDIAIYTVIFGLYFVARVYRYLKDKEIKANRKLKLSPSV
- a CDS encoding pentapeptide repeat-containing protein, translating into MEKTMINESLRINCEKCFGFCCVALYFSASEGFPTNKEAGKPCLNLKSDFTCKIHKNLRKKGLKGCTAYDCFGAGQKVAQVTYAGQDWQKAPEVAEEMFEVFLIMRQLHEMLWYLTQAANVQTEEKIKTKLNSLISEMNNITQSTPEVIIKLDVEAYRDKVNYLLKQTSEAVRNKVLKGQKSSLKHKKTIAGRADFFGANLKKISLRGADLRGAFLIAANLSENDLTGADLIGADLRDADLSGTNLENAIFVTQAQINTAKGNASTKLPKGITRPMHWDK
- a CDS encoding flagellin, translated to MIIKHNISASNANRMLGINNNNVAKSIEKISSGYRINRAADDAAGLAISEKMRSRIRGLDQGSINSQDGISLLQTADGGMQEIQDMLQRCRELSVKSATGTYNDEDRNSIQEEVSQLIDEIDRTANETEFNGYALLSGNFDKKGNTGTSDSIANYVSYITTTGGVTDKYTYTDGTKYASAVIDFSKINSSSDVANLVGKGVNYTCCTCNKVYSIKFVNGTPNTSRLNDSNPVMEVDVSSITNGTDLVNKIIETGYGQPGFVYNPTIPNGGEPTPGTDVPATATSFVTHYSQLAASGAKLYVYDDRISEAGGSWPSSSGRGAFNLSVYGETPQEKGKFFYADIQVGDEAGESVRIEVQNVTPKELGVDKLLVNTKTNAQSAIDKIDNAISIVSNSRSIVGAHENRLGSTIASTNNTSENLQSAESRIRDVDVAKEMMKMATNSILQQSSESVLNQSNKMLESVLNLMKQWQQS